A genomic stretch from Triplophysa dalaica isolate WHDGS20190420 chromosome 4, ASM1584641v1, whole genome shotgun sequence includes:
- the ythdc2 gene encoding 3'-5' RNA helicase YTHDC2 yields MRIAQKEPLSERTAVSFQDRQANIRHRRTYFNSSLSSPSSSGILTDLKQSEMSRASATPKSKATASKHTSSLKAKGFKDIRIDEEVKIAVNISLERFQNSEEKEMDFPSSLTNTERAFIHRLAQSLGYISKSRGKGSGRYLTVRKKDGTEMARSVMTCDLTHNSKHVVRNLLQRFPITGKERTELLPRTERAVFTSRDSADSKNRTSGRLSHGISQVPQKRSPSELDGFRRVLPVYERQEEIVQTIKGNQVVLVLGETGSGKTTQIPQFLLDDSSWNGIPCRIFCTQPRRLATIAVAERVAAERGEKIGQTVGYQIRLESRVSPKTLLTFCTSGVLLRTLMAGDDALSTVTHVIVDEVHERDGLTDFLLTKLKDVLHKMPSLKLILSSATLDVSLFARYFKACPVVYIKGCPFDVKQLFLEDILRTTGYKNKEMTKYSKDVQKEARQQTSLTEWCDARQTPVRQREREKTPACVLQENDLLDDGGDGVFSQMNEKDAATLEPWLLKEMDASISNIFLKEDSDAFVQLFNLILNENISVDYRHSETSATPLMAAAGRGFLSQMEQLLSMGANVNVKASNGWTALDWAKHFGQPEAVDLLESHIWCVEAGQQDESSLVQSACDLSSEDQELLKAYHHSFDDERVDLDLILHLLFNICQSSDEGAVLIFLPGYDEIVSLRDRIVYDDKRFTDLQQKLQVFILHSSMQTSDQKKVLKNTPKGVRKIILSTNIAETSITVNDVVFVIDSGKVKEKTYDALNNVTMLKMVWISKASALQRKGRAGRCRPGICFQLFSRLRFKNMLEHQIPQLLRMPLQELCLHTKLLAPVSCSIAEFLSKAPEPPHLHAVKNAVQMLKTIDAMDPWENLTELGCHLADLPVEPHLGKMVLCAVVLKCLDPILTIACTLAHREPFVLPSQASQKRMAMLCRKRFSANTFSDHMALLRAFQAWQKARSDGWERSFCEKNFLSQATMEIIVGMRTQLLGQLRATGFVRARGGGDIRDVNLNSENWAVVKAALVAGMYPNLINVNRDNHTLMGSKEKKVRLHPTSILSQPQYKKIPPANGQTAAVESLPTDWLIYDEMTRAHRIASVRCCSGVTPLTVALFGGCAKLPSSAMQESTAHRGGADGVNESSDSEMEDRSGSHQSHIKIDDWLNFSLDQETADLVFGLRQRWQSLFLRRIRAPTKAGSQLDEATVHTLVSVLSAEEQASGLQQPTGIGQRPRPMNSDDTPQSSCWRSAGRRSTTDLQQEAEEPSSPDRLPCSTSYVLQPKTHREKSVHHSKRQGEEVLPFKSANSPTSLSTLKGSSPRQTRASVRYFILKSSNTKNIELSQQRGIWSTTPNSEQKLNRAFLESSAVFLVFSVQGSGHFQGYARMTSEISGERCLDWGSAGLGGVFGVEWVRKEILPFQHTQQLLNPWNDNKRVQISRDGQELESQTGRLLLELWDKMCDTWTS; encoded by the exons atgcgcattgcgCAGAAAGAGCCGCTGAGTGAGCGCACCGCGGTTTCGTTTCAGGACAGACAGGCAAACATCCGTCATAGAAGAACATACTTTAATTCCTCATTATCATCTCCTTCATCGTCTGGTATCCTTACAGACCTCAAACAA AGTGAAATGTCCCGGGCCAGTGCAACCCCGAAATCAAAGGCAACTGCATCCAAACACACAAGTTCTCTGAAAGCCAAAGGGTTTAAGGACATCAGGATTGATGAAGAGGTTAAAATCGCTGTCAATATCTCGCTGGAGAGGTTCCAGAACAGCGAGGAGAAAG AGATGGATTTTCCTTCTTCGCTCACGAACACTGAGAGAGCTTTCATACATCGGCTCGCTCAATCCCTGGGTTACATTTCCAAAAGCAGAGG AAAAGGCTCCGGTCGATATCTCACAGTGAGGAAGAAAGACGGCACGGAGATGGCTCGCTCTGTCATGACGTGTGACCTCACTCACAACTCCAAACACGTGGTGCGGAACCTTCTGCAGAGGTTTCCCATCACCGGTAAAGAGCGCACGGAACTGCTGCCACGGACAGAGAGAGCCGTCTTCACGTCTCGAGACAGCGCCG ACAGTAAGAACAGAACCAGCGGTCGACTGAGCCACGGGATTTCTCAGGTTCCTCAGAAGCGCAGTCCGTCTGAGCTTGACGGTTTTCGGAGAGTGCTGCCTGTGTATGAACGGCAGGAGGAGATCGTGCAGACCATCAAAGGGAACCAGGTTGTGCTGGTCTTGGGTGAGACGGGGTCAGGTAAAACCACACAG atCCCACAGTTTCTCCTGGACGACAGCAGCTGGAACGGGATTCCTTGTCGGATCTTTTGCACTCAGCCAAGGAGACTGGCGACCATCGCAGTAGCGGAGCGCGTGGCGGCTGAGCGCGGAGAGAAGATCGGACAGACCGTCGGCTATCAGATCCGTCTGGAGAGCAG AGTTTCTCCAAAGACCCTTCTGACGTTCTGCACCAGTGGAGTGTTGCTGAGAACGCTGATGGCCGGAGACGACGCCTTGTCCACCGTCACTCACGTCATCGTG GATGAAGTACACGAGCGTGACGGCCTGACCGATTTCTTGCTCACTAAGCTGAAGGATGTTCTTCATAAGATGCCCTCGTTGAAACTCATTCTGTCCAGTGCCACTCTGGACGTCAGCCTGTTCGCCAGATACTTCAAAGCGTGTCCTGTTGTTTACA TCAAAGGTTGTCCTTTTGATGTCAAGCAGCTGTTCCTAGAAGACATCCTGAGGACGACAGGCtacaagaacaaagaaatgacgAAATACTCCAAGGATGTGCAGAAAG AGGCGAGACAGCAGACGTCTTTGACGGAGTGGTGCGACGCCCGTCAGACACCCGTCAGACAGCGCGAGAGAGAAAAGACGCCCGCGTGCGTTCTGCAGGAGAACGACCTCCTGGATGATGGAGGAGACGGCGTCTTCAGCCAGATG AACGAGAAGGACGCAGCGACGCTTGAGCCCTGGCTGCTCAAGGAGATGGACGCCTCCATCTCCAACATTTTCTTGAAGGAAGACTCTGATGCCTTCGTTCAGCTCTTCAATCTGATCCTGAACGAGAACATCAGCG TGGATTACAGACACAGCGAGACCAGCGCCACACCTCTGATGGCGGCGGCAGGGAGAGGATTTCTCAGTCAGATGGAGCAGCTCTTGAGTATGGGTGCCAACGTCAACGTCAAAGCCTCCAACGGCTG GACGGCTCTTGATTGGGCCAAACACTTCGGTCAACCAGAGGCCGTAGATCTCCTGGAGTCTCACAT ATGGTGTGTTGAAGCGGGTCAGCAGGACGAGTCGTCTCTGGTTCAGAGCGCGTGTGATCTGAGTTCTGAAGACCAGGAGCTGCTCAAAGCGTATCATCACAGCTTTGACGACGAGCGGGTCGATCTGGACCTCATCTTACATCTGCTCTTCAACATCTGCCAGAGTTCAGACGAGG GTGCGGTGTTGATATTTCTGCCAGGCTATGATGAGATTGTCTCTCTGCGAGATCGGATCGTCTACGATGATAAAAGATTTACAGACCTCCAGCAAAA GTTGCAGGTGTTTATTCTGCACTCCAGCATGCAAACATCAGACCAGAAGAAAGTTCTGAAGAACACTCCTAAAGGCGTTCGCAAAATA ATTCTGTCCACTAACATCGCAGAGACCAGCATCACAGTCAATGACGTGGTTTTTGTCATTGACTCTGGGAAAGTGAAAGAG AAAACCTATGATGCTCTCAATAATGTCACCATGCTGAAGATGGTTTGGATATCGAAGGCAAGTGCATTGCAGAGAAAGGGCAG AGCGGGTCGCTGTAGACCAGGAATCTGTTTTCAACTCTTCAGTCGTCTGAGGTTCAAGAACATGCTGGAACATCAGATTCCTCAACTGCTCCGCATGCCACTGCAG gAGCTCTGTCTGCACACTAAACTTCTGGCTCCCGTCTCCTGCTCCATCGCTGAGTTCCTGTCTAAAGCCCCTGAACCGCCACACCTGCATGCTGTTAAAAACGCTGTACAGATGCTGAAG ACCATCGATGCCATGGACCCCTGGGAGAACCTGACCGAGCTGGGCTGTCACCTCGCCGACCTGCCCGTCGAGCCTCATCTGGGGAAGATGGTGCTGTGCGCTGTTGTTCTGAAGTGCTTGGATCCCATCCTCACCATCGCGTGCACGCTGGCTCACAGAGAGCCGTTTGTGTTGCCCTCGCAGGCCTCTCAGAAGCGGATGGCCATGCTGTGCCGCAAACGCTTCTCCGCCAACACCTTCAGCGATCACATGGCTCTCCTCCGAGCGTTTCAG GCTTGGCAGAAGGCTCGCAGCGATGGCTGGGAACGATCTTTCTGTGAGAAGAACTTCCTCTCGCAGGCCACCATGGAGATCATCGTGGGGATGAGGACCCAGCTCCTGGGACAGCTGAGAGCTACAG GTTTCGTCCGAGCGCGAGGAGGCGGAGACATTCGAGATGTCAATCTGAACTCTGAGAACTGGGCCGTGGTGAAGGCCGCGCTGGTCGCCGGGATGTATCCCAACCTCATCAACGTGAACCGCGACAACCACACCCTCATGGGCTCCAAAGAGAAGAAGGTCCGGTTGCACCCCACCTCCATCCTGAGTCAGCCCCAGTACAAGAAG ATTCCTCCAGCCAACGGGCAGACCGCAGCGGTGGAGTCCCTGCCCACCGATTGGCTGATTTATGACGAGATGACACGAGCTCACAGGATCGCCAGCGTCAGGTGCTGCTCGGGCGTCACGCCGCTGACCGTGGCGTTATTTGGAGGATGTGCGAAACTCCCGAGCTCGGCGATGCAGGAGTCCACAGCTCACAGAGGAG GCGCGGACGGTGTGAATGAGAGCAGCGACAGTGAGATGGAGGATCGGTCGGGTTCACATCAGTCTCACATTAAGATTGACGACTGGCTGAACTTTAGTCTGGATCAGGAG ACGGCTGATCTGGTGTTCGGACTCAGACAGCGCTGGcagagtttatttttaaggaGAATCCGAGCGCCGACCAAAGCCGGTTCTCAGCTTGACGAGGCCACCGTCCACACGCTGGTGTCAGTGCTTTCGGCTGAAGAACAGGCGAGCGGTCTCCAGCAGCCCACCGGTATCGGACAGAGACCTCGACCCATGAACTCAGATGACACGCCGCAGAGCTCGTGCTGGAGGAGCGCAGGCCGCAGGAGCACGACTGACCTGCAGCAGGAAGCCGAGGAGCCGAGCAGTCCGGACAG attgCCTTGTTCGACTTCTTACGTTTTGCAGCCCAAGACCCACAGAGAGAAAAGCGTTCATCATTCGAAGCGTCAGGGAGAGGAAGTCTTGCCCTTTAAGAGCGCTAACAGCCCCACGTCTCTATCCACCCTGAAG GGCTCGTCGCCCAGACAGACGCGAGCATCGGTGAGATACTTCATCTTAAAGAGCAGCAACACGAAGAACATCGAGCTGTCTCAGCAGAGAGGCATCTGGTCCACCACACCGAACAGCGAGCAGAAACTGAACCGAGCCTTTCTAGAGAGCAGCGCCGTCTTCCTCGTCTTCTCCGTGCAGGGGTCCGGACACTTCCAG GGTTACGCCCGCATGACGTCAGAGATCAGCGGTGAGAGATGTCTGGACTGGGGTTCGGCCGGTTTGGGGGGCGTGTTCGGCGTGGAGTGGGTGCGTAAAGAGATTCTCCCCTTTCAGCACACGCAGCAGCTTTTGAACCCGTGGAACGACAACAAGAGAGTTCAGATCAGCCGGGACGGTCAG GAGCTGGAGTCTCAGACTGGACGTCTACTGCTGGAGCTGTGGGACAAAATGTGCGACACGTGGACCTCATGA
- the LOC130419010 gene encoding vasotocin-neurophysin VT 2-like: MLWFDSIRVMMTESALLLLCVAGLLSLASTCYIQNCPRGGKRSLDTVSRQCMTCGPGDQGHCFGPSLCCGEEIGCLMASPQTLRCQEEDYLPSPCEVPGKPCGSDEGRCAAPGLCCDADGCMFDPSCSEDRKSGDRSEQSAGFLGASPGEFLMHLLHLSNKKQNRL, encoded by the exons ATGCTGTG GTTTGACAGCATCAGAGTCATGATGACTGAATCTGCTCTTCTTCTGCTGTGTGTCGCTGGACTTCTGTCTCTCGCCTCCACGTGTTACATCCAGAACTGCCCAAGAGGAGGAAAACGCTCGCTGGACACCGTCTCCAGACAG TGCATGACATGTGGTCCCGGTGATCAGGGCCATTGTTTTGGCCCCAGTCTCTGCTGCGGTGAGGAGATCGGCTGTCTCATGGCGTCTCCGCAGACGCTGCGCTGTCAGGAGGAGGACTACCTCCCGTCTCCGTGTGAAGTTCCGGGGAAACCCTGCGGCTCTGATGAGGGGCGCTGCGCGGCACCGGGTCTCTGCTGCGACGCGG ACGGCTGCATGTTCGACCCAAGCTGTTCTGAGGACCGTAAGAGTGGCGACCGGTCGGAGCAGAGCGCGGGTTTCCTGGGAGCGTCACCTGGAGAGTTTCTGATGCACCTCCTGCACCTGAGCAACAAGAAACAGAATCGCCTCTGA
- the LOC130419750 gene encoding PR domain zinc finger protein 12-like, translated as MGSVLPAEALKSRFRSQLCEIITSDILHSFLYGRWRNVLGEHLCEDKQSLSPKTAFTAEVLAQSFTGEVQKLSSLVLPSEVIIAQSSVPGEGLGIFSKTWIKAGTEMGPFTGRVIPPEHVDLHKNNNLMWEVFNENGTVRCFVDASQEEQRSWMTYIKCARNEQEQNLEVVQIGTSIFYKALETIPPDQELLVWYGNSHNTFLGIPGVPSAEEEQHRKRTDDSHVCDPAAPSSLTSSSSSSSSRMRCVICHRGFNSRSNLRSHMRIHTLDKPFVCRFCNRRFSQSSTLRNHVRLHTGERPYKCYVCQSAYSQLAGLRAHQKSARHRPTGAKSESGQPSPPPPQMTPVSHPALMRHIPTMVL; from the exons ATGGGTTCGGTTCTTCCCGCTGAGGCGCTGAAGTCCAGATTCAGATCTCAACTGTGCGAGATCATCACCTCTGACATCCTGCACAGCTTTCTGTACGGCAGGTGGAGAAATGTGCTCGGAGAACATCTCTGTGAGGACAAACAGAGTCTGAGTCCAAAAACGGCTTTCACTGCTGAAGTTCTGGCTCAGTCCTTCACTGGAG AGGTGCAGAAACTGTCCAGTCTGGTGCTGCCCAGTGAGGTCATCATCGCTCAGAGTTCAGTCCCTGGAGAAGGTCTGGGGATTTTCTCTAAGACGTGGATCAAAGCAGGAACAGAGATGGGCCCGTTCACCGGGAGGGTCATCCCCCCTGAGCACGTGGATCTGCACAAGAACAATAACCTCATGtgggag gTGTTCAATGAGAACGGGACCGTCCGGTGTTTCGTCGATGCGAGTCAGGAGGAACAGCGCAGCTGGATGACTTACATCAAATGTGCCAGAAATGAGCAGGAACAAAACCTGGAGGTGGTTCAGATCGGCACCAGCATCTTCTACAAAGCTCTTGAG ACCATTCCACCGGATCAGGAGTTGCTCGTTTGGTACGGAAACTCTCACAATACCTTCCTGGGCATTCCTGGTGTGCCGAGCGCAGAAGAGGAACAACACAGAAAGAGAACCG ACGACTCACATGTGTGTGATCCAGCTGCACCTTCATCCCTgacctcctcctcctcctcctcttcatcaCGCATGCGCTGCGTCATCTGCCACCGCGGCTTCAACTCGCGCAGTAACCTGCGCTCGCACATGCGCATTCACACCCTGGACAAACCTTTCGTCTGCCGTTTCTGCAATCGTCGCTTCAGTCAGTCATCCACACTGCGCAACCACGTGCGCCTCCACACCGGCGAGCGACCCTACAAGTGTTACGTCTGCCAGAGCGCGTACTCGCAGCTGGCGGGCCTGCGCGCGCACCAGAAGAGCGCCAGACACCGACCGACCGGCGCAAAGTCTGAGAGCGGGCAGCCGTCACCTCCACCGCCCCAAATGACACCCGTGTCTCACCCTGCGCTCATGCGTCACATCCCCACCATGGTGCTCTGA
- the LOC130418770 gene encoding homeobox protein goosecoid-2, which yields MDSGVYTDKKGFTFTIDSILSGAFENTERSKIPSLENAYVSTLEAHGEKSAMNHESVNQMDGRTCMNCCCCSHCGEILHTAASCHVVWSKRILTETGSPGDSHIQRRVRRHRTIFTEDQLDALEELFRQNQYPDINTREQLAEQTHLREERVEVWFKNRRAKWRRQKRLPFSIRTQGDWKNVLHSD from the exons ATGGACTCCGGCGTGTACACGGACAAGAAAGGCTTTACTTTCACCATCGACAGCATTCTAAGCGGTGCCTTTGAGAACACAGAGAGAAGCAAGATTCCCAGTCTGGAGAACGCTTACGTCTCAACTCTTGAAGCACATGGAGAGAAATCTGCAATGAATCATGAATCAGTGAATCAAATGGACGGCCGAACGTGCATGAACTGCTGCTGTTGTTCACACTGTGGAGAGATTCTGCACACCGCTGCCA GTTGTCATGTTGTTTGGAGTAAGAGGATTCTGACAGAAACAGGCTCACCTGGAGACAGTCATATTCAGAGGAGAGTTCGTCGCCATCGAACCATCTTCACAGAAGACCAGCTGGACGCTCTGGAGGAACTCTTCAGACAGAACCAGTACCCAGACATCAACACCCGAGAGCAGCTGGCTGAACAGACACACCTGCGAGAGGAGAGAGTGGAG GTGTGGTTTAAGAACCGAAGGGCCAAATGGAGACGACAGAAGCGGCTTCCGTTCAGCATACGCACACAAGGCGACTGGAAAAATGTCCTTCATAGTGACTGA